The following coding sequences are from one Bradyrhizobium sp. 200 window:
- a CDS encoding HPr family phosphocarrier protein, with protein sequence MSDDAAPEKELGPSVPAGAISRELLIINKRGLHARASAKFVQMVEKFNAEVWVTRGSETVGGTSIMGLMMLAAGPGTTVTVSAKGPEAQAAVDALAGLIADKFNEEGT encoded by the coding sequence ATGAGCGACGACGCCGCGCCCGAAAAGGAACTCGGGCCGAGCGTGCCTGCGGGCGCCATTTCGCGGGAACTTCTCATCATCAACAAGCGCGGCCTGCACGCGCGGGCCTCGGCCAAATTCGTGCAGATGGTCGAAAAGTTCAATGCCGAGGTCTGGGTGACGCGCGGCAGCGAGACCGTCGGCGGCACCTCGATCATGGGGTTGATGATGCTGGCGGCCGGACCGGGAACCACGGTGACGGTCTCCGCGAAGGGGCCGGAAGCGCAAGCTGCGGTCGATGCTCTCGCCGGGCTGATCGCCGACAAGTTCAACGAAGAAGGTACATGA
- a CDS encoding PTS sugar transporter subunit IIA → MIGLVLVTHGRLADEFKAALEHVMGPQKQIEAITIGAEDDSDLCRSDIIEAVNRVDSGDGVAILTDMFGGTPSNLAISCMSRPKVEVLAGINLPMLVKLAKVREERSLPEAIAMAQEAGRKYVTIASRVLAGK, encoded by the coding sequence ATGATTGGTCTAGTGCTTGTGACCCATGGGCGCCTTGCCGACGAGTTCAAGGCGGCGCTCGAACATGTCATGGGTCCGCAAAAACAAATTGAAGCCATCACGATTGGAGCCGAGGACGACTCCGATCTGTGTCGAAGCGATATCATCGAAGCGGTGAATCGCGTCGACAGCGGCGATGGTGTCGCCATCCTCACCGACATGTTCGGCGGCACACCTTCCAACCTCGCGATTTCCTGCATGAGCCGTCCCAAGGTGGAAGTGCTCGCAGGCATCAATCTTCCCATGCTGGTCAAGCTTGCCAAGGTGCGCGAAGAGCGCTCGCTTCCCGAAGCCATCGCCATGGCCCAGGAAGCCGGCCGCAAATACGTCACCATCGCCAGCCGCGTCCTCGCCGGCAAATGA
- a CDS encoding response regulator transcription factor → MPTIALVDDDRNILTSVSIALEAEGYRIMTYTDGASALDGFRTSPPDLAILDIKMPRMDGMETLRRLRQKSDLPVIFLTSKDEEIDELFGLKMGADDFIRKPFSQRLLVERVKAVLRRGQPKDPTAVPKEPDARALDRGLLRMDPERHTCTWKNEPVTLTVTEFLILQALATRPGVVKSRNALMDAAYDDQVYVDDRTIDSHIKRLRKKFKVVDDDFEMIETLYGVGYRFKEA, encoded by the coding sequence ATGCCCACAATCGCCCTGGTCGATGATGACCGCAACATTCTCACTTCCGTGTCGATCGCGCTCGAAGCCGAAGGTTATCGCATCATGACCTACACGGATGGTGCCTCGGCGCTGGACGGCTTCCGCACTTCACCGCCGGACCTCGCGATCCTCGACATCAAGATGCCGCGCATGGACGGCATGGAAACGCTACGCCGGCTGCGGCAGAAGTCCGACCTGCCGGTGATCTTCCTGACCTCCAAGGATGAAGAGATCGACGAATTGTTCGGCCTCAAGATGGGCGCCGACGATTTCATCCGCAAGCCGTTCTCGCAGCGCCTGCTGGTCGAGCGCGTCAAGGCCGTGCTCCGCCGCGGCCAGCCCAAGGACCCGACCGCCGTGCCGAAGGAGCCGGATGCGCGCGCACTGGACCGCGGTCTGCTGCGGATGGATCCGGAACGTCACACCTGCACCTGGAAGAACGAGCCGGTGACGCTGACGGTGACGGAATTTTTGATCCTGCAGGCGCTGGCGACCCGGCCCGGCGTGGTGAAAAGCCGCAATGCGCTGATGGACGCGGCCTATGACGACCAGGTCTATGTCGACGACCGCACCATCGACAGCCACATCAAGCGGCTGCGCAAGAAGTTCAAGGTGGTCGACGACGATTTCGAGATGATCGAGACGCTGTACGGCGTCGGCTATCGCTTCAAGGAAGCCTGA
- a CDS encoding glycosyltransferase family 39 protein has protein sequence MSTTSILPTAARGKRIPTIRRLGAWLASRASDPKATLWLVTGFAAVHAVLWTLILVNLKTGQDVHMDVAEAYAWGQKFLLGYGKHPPLSGWVAGVWFMFFPVTDWATYALAMATLGCGLVICWLLALRVVDHRRAFFVVVMLALYPIFNFKGFKYNPDLLQLVTLPLVVLAYLDAFEKRSIRSGVWLGLAGALALMTKYWVLTMIGAIGLAALIHPARLQFLRSPAPWVAIVTLAVAMLPHLTWLKQVDFVPLTYAGDTYSLTDRALIDNLALGYVLHNLALLAAPVVLGAIALVWRPWRLTPFPTLARGANSGVNLSQALNVWIIQMVVAIGPPLGALLFHVYIKTDWGIPLFFLMPLALIAIPALRVRKIALLNLTATWLVISLTVLAASPKIVAYELSEKRTAGATYRARSELARELTEVWHTRFHSGWPVVAAYTDTGQPVTFYSPDHPAPLTPDEPWSSGLTSLDDAKRSGFIGICEVDHWKFEKCEAWMKAYAANGEHMVMTTRRFFLGMPGPATAWNIFIVPPAR, from the coding sequence ATGTCGACTACATCCATTTTGCCCACGGCCGCGCGCGGCAAGCGCATTCCCACGATCCGACGGCTCGGGGCTTGGCTGGCCTCGCGCGCCAGCGATCCCAAAGCGACCCTATGGCTGGTGACCGGCTTTGCCGCGGTTCATGCCGTGCTGTGGACGCTGATCCTGGTCAATTTGAAGACCGGGCAGGACGTTCATATGGACGTCGCGGAAGCCTACGCCTGGGGACAGAAGTTCCTGCTCGGCTATGGCAAGCACCCGCCGCTGTCCGGATGGGTCGCCGGCGTCTGGTTCATGTTCTTTCCGGTCACGGACTGGGCGACCTATGCGCTGGCGATGGCGACGCTCGGTTGCGGCCTCGTGATCTGCTGGCTGCTGGCGCTGCGCGTGGTCGATCACCGCCGCGCCTTCTTCGTCGTGGTGATGCTGGCGCTGTATCCGATCTTCAATTTCAAGGGCTTCAAGTACAATCCGGATCTGCTGCAGCTCGTCACGCTGCCGCTTGTCGTGCTGGCCTATCTCGACGCGTTCGAGAAGCGCAGCATCAGGTCCGGCGTGTGGCTCGGGCTCGCCGGTGCGCTGGCGCTCATGACCAAATACTGGGTGCTGACCATGATCGGCGCCATCGGCCTTGCCGCGCTGATCCATCCTGCGCGCCTGCAATTCCTGCGCTCGCCGGCGCCGTGGGTCGCGATAGTCACGCTTGCGGTGGCGATGCTGCCGCATTTGACGTGGCTGAAGCAGGTCGATTTCGTCCCGCTCACCTATGCCGGCGATACGTATTCGCTCACTGACCGCGCGCTGATCGACAATCTCGCGCTGGGTTATGTCCTGCACAATCTTGCACTGCTGGCCGCGCCGGTAGTGCTCGGTGCGATCGCGCTTGTCTGGCGGCCGTGGCGTTTGACGCCGTTTCCGACCCTGGCGCGCGGCGCCAATTCCGGCGTGAACCTGTCGCAGGCGCTCAATGTCTGGATCATCCAGATGGTGGTGGCGATCGGACCGCCGCTCGGCGCCTTGCTGTTCCATGTCTACATCAAGACCGACTGGGGTATCCCGCTGTTCTTCCTGATGCCGCTCGCGCTGATCGCTATCCCGGCATTGCGGGTCCGGAAAATCGCGCTGTTGAACCTGACGGCGACCTGGCTGGTGATTTCGCTGACCGTGCTGGCGGCATCGCCCAAGATCGTCGCCTATGAACTGAGTGAAAAGCGCACGGCAGGTGCGACCTACCGGGCGCGTTCCGAACTCGCGCGCGAACTGACGGAAGTCTGGCACACGCGCTTTCATTCGGGTTGGCCGGTGGTTGCCGCCTATACCGATACCGGCCAGCCCGTCACCTTCTACAGCCCCGATCATCCGGCGCCGCTGACGCCCGACGAGCCGTGGTCATCGGGCCTGACCTCGCTTGACGACGCGAAGCGATCGGGCTTCATCGGCATCTGCGAGGTTGATCACTGGAAGTTCGAAAAATGCGAGGCGTGGATGAAGGCCTATGCTGCCAACGGCGAGCACATGGTGATGACCACGCGGCGGTTCTTTCTCGGGATGCCCGGCCCCGCGACGGCCTGGAATATCTTCATCGTGCCGCCGGCCAGATAG
- a CDS encoding type II toxin-antitoxin system PemK/MazF family toxin, producing MKRGSVVLVVVPSELGRPRPGVIVQADEFTKDLSTVFVCPLSSDVQEGLLLRPIIEAKPSNGLRLRSQIMTDKMIALRHDRVQSIIGQIDSKTSEQLDRALLVVLGLAR from the coding sequence GTGAAGCGCGGCAGTGTCGTGCTGGTGGTCGTTCCGAGCGAACTGGGACGGCCACGGCCCGGCGTAATCGTGCAAGCCGACGAATTCACCAAGGACTTGTCAACCGTGTTCGTCTGTCCACTCTCGTCCGACGTCCAGGAAGGGTTGCTGCTCAGGCCCATTATTGAAGCCAAGCCTTCGAATGGGCTTCGTCTTCGTTCACAGATTATGACAGACAAGATGATCGCGCTGCGACATGATCGTGTCCAGAGCATCATCGGCCAAATCGATTCCAAGACATCTGAACAGCTCGATCGTGCGCTGCTCGTCGTCCTCGGTCTCGCGCGGTGA
- a CDS encoding HPr kinase/phosphatase C-terminal domain-containing protein produces MTPIASVHASAVLVGDRAVLIRGPSGAGKSRLAFDLILAGRAGQLPSAILVGDDRVHLDTVAEQLWVRPAQELAGLIEIRGLGIRRCDFAIEAIVGLVVDLAASDAERLPPQEALTICLNGVLIPRIPVESGFDPLPLIAAALTTTAGSASVQPSHDCLKGIGNHISPNIATD; encoded by the coding sequence ATGACGCCGATTGCGAGCGTGCACGCCTCCGCCGTGCTGGTGGGCGACCGCGCCGTGCTGATCCGCGGACCGTCAGGCGCCGGCAAGTCCCGCCTGGCCTTCGACCTGATTCTCGCCGGACGCGCCGGACAGCTTCCATCGGCCATTCTGGTCGGCGATGACCGTGTCCATCTTGACACAGTGGCCGAACAATTGTGGGTTCGACCGGCACAGGAACTGGCCGGGCTGATCGAGATTCGTGGCCTCGGAATCCGCCGCTGCGACTTCGCCATTGAGGCCATCGTCGGCCTTGTGGTCGATCTGGCCGCCAGCGATGCGGAGCGGCTGCCGCCACAGGAAGCGCTCACAATTTGCCTAAACGGTGTTTTGATACCGCGAATCCCCGTTGAAAGCGGCTTTGATCCCCTCCCGCTGATTGCAGCCGCACTGACGACAACCGCCGGTTCAGCTTCCGTTCAACCTTCGCATGATTGCTTGAAGGGAATTGGTAACCATATAAGCCCCAATATCGCCACTGATTAA
- a CDS encoding MFS transporter, whose amino-acid sequence MGKSSGSSYGWVVVAVGALMTCVAFGSMLSLAVFLQPISADMGWSRSGVSAAATIDFLAMGLAAFFWGALSDRFGTRIVVLSGTLLLGAGLIGASQATSLWQFQLAFGVLIGIAAGSFYAPMVAAASAWIEHHRSLAVALVSAGMGVSPLTVAPFASWLITSYDWRTAMLVIGIGALVLLIPASLLVRQPPQPSTQAIANGEGAPGEQWTVAQALRTPQFITLALAHFACCAAHSGPIFHMVSYAMICGIAPLTAVTVYSLAGFSGLGGRLLLGVLADRLGAKHVLVGGLFVQALSIATYLAVGQLGEFYALSVIFGLAYGGVMPLYAVLVREYFGVRIMGSMFGAVSAFASLGMALGPLAGGWVFDTFHAYSWLYVGSFAIGIAAVAVALSFPSARRPSQPSLDLGRATA is encoded by the coding sequence ATGGGCAAGTCCTCCGGATCTTCCTACGGCTGGGTGGTCGTCGCTGTCGGCGCGCTGATGACCTGCGTCGCGTTCGGGTCGATGTTGTCGCTGGCGGTGTTCCTGCAGCCGATTTCGGCTGACATGGGCTGGTCGCGCAGCGGCGTGTCGGCGGCGGCCACGATCGATTTTCTTGCGATGGGGCTGGCGGCGTTCTTCTGGGGCGCGCTGTCCGACAGATTCGGCACCCGCATCGTCGTGCTGTCAGGCACGCTGCTGCTCGGCGCCGGGCTGATCGGCGCGAGCCAGGCCACCAGCCTGTGGCAGTTCCAGTTGGCGTTCGGCGTCCTGATCGGAATTGCGGCCGGCAGTTTCTATGCGCCGATGGTGGCCGCGGCGAGCGCCTGGATCGAACACCACCGCAGCCTTGCGGTCGCGCTGGTGTCGGCCGGCATGGGGGTTTCGCCGCTGACGGTCGCCCCGTTCGCAAGCTGGCTGATCACGAGCTATGACTGGCGCACGGCGATGCTGGTGATCGGCATTGGCGCATTGGTGCTTTTGATTCCGGCCTCTCTGCTGGTGCGACAGCCGCCACAGCCCTCAACACAGGCGATCGCAAATGGAGAGGGCGCGCCTGGCGAGCAATGGACCGTCGCACAGGCATTGCGTACCCCGCAATTCATCACGCTGGCGCTGGCCCATTTTGCCTGCTGCGCGGCGCATTCCGGGCCGATCTTCCACATGGTGAGCTATGCCATGATCTGCGGCATCGCGCCCTTGACCGCCGTCACCGTCTACAGCCTCGCCGGATTCTCCGGCCTCGGCGGCCGGCTGCTGCTCGGCGTATTGGCCGACCGCCTCGGCGCCAAGCATGTTCTGGTCGGCGGCCTTTTCGTGCAGGCGCTGTCGATCGCCACCTATCTCGCGGTCGGCCAGCTCGGCGAGTTCTATGCACTATCGGTGATCTTCGGCCTCGCCTATGGCGGCGTGATGCCGCTCTACGCCGTGCTGGTGCGCGAATATTTCGGCGTGCGCATCATGGGCAGCATGTTCGGCGCCGTGTCCGCCTTCGCCAGCCTCGGCATGGCGCTGGGACCGTTGGCCGGCGGATGGGTGTTCGACACCTTCCACGCCTATAGCTGGCTCTATGTCGGCTCCTTCGCCATCGGCATCGCCGCCGTCGCCGTGGCGCTGAGCTTCCCGTCGGCCAGGCGGCCGTCGCAACCGTCGCTCGATCTGGGGCGTGCGACGGCATAA
- the lepA gene encoding translation elongation factor 4, whose protein sequence is MTTAPISNIRNFSIVAHIDHGKSTLADRLIQMTGGLTDREMAGKEQVLDSMDIERERGITIKAQTVRLNYRAKDGKDYIFNLMDTPGHVDFAYEVSRSLAACEGSLLVVDASQGVEAQTLANVYQALDNNHEIVPVLNKVDLPAAEPDKVKQQIEDVIGIDASDAVMISAKTGLGVPDVLEAIVTRLPPPKGDRDATLKALLVDSWYDVYLGVVVLIRVVDGTMKKGSRIRMMGTNAAYDVERVGFFTPKMEQVDELGPGEIGFITAAIKEVADTRVGDTITDDKKPVTEMLPGFKPAIPVVFCGLFPVDANDFETLRAAMGKLRLNDASFSYEMETSAALGFGFRCGFLGLLHLEIIQERLSREFDLNLIATAPSVIYKMHLTDGQEIEIHNPVDMPDVVKIADIEEPWIEATILTPDEYLGSVLKLCQDRRGAQKELTYVGSRAMVKYDLPLNEVVFDFYDRLKSVSKGYASFDYHLTDYKVADLVKMQILVNAEPVDALSMLVHRTRAEGRGRAMVEKMKELIPPHMFQIPIQAAIGGKVIARETVRALRKDVTAKCYGGDITRKRKLLEKQKEGKKKMRQFGKVDIPQEAFIAALKVDS, encoded by the coding sequence ATGACAACTGCCCCGATTTCCAACATCCGCAACTTCTCCATCGTCGCCCATATCGACCATGGCAAATCGACGCTGGCCGACCGCCTGATCCAGATGACGGGCGGGCTGACGGACCGCGAAATGGCGGGCAAGGAACAGGTGCTCGATTCCATGGATATCGAGCGCGAGCGCGGCATCACCATCAAGGCGCAGACGGTGCGGCTGAACTACCGCGCCAAGGACGGCAAGGATTACATCTTCAACCTGATGGACACGCCCGGCCATGTCGACTTCGCCTACGAAGTCTCGCGTTCGCTGGCGGCCTGCGAAGGCTCGCTGCTGGTGGTCGACGCCAGCCAGGGCGTGGAAGCGCAGACGCTCGCCAACGTCTATCAGGCGCTCGACAACAATCACGAGATCGTGCCCGTCCTCAACAAGGTCGACCTGCCGGCGGCCGAGCCGGACAAGGTCAAGCAGCAGATCGAGGACGTGATCGGCATCGATGCCTCCGACGCCGTGATGATTTCGGCCAAGACGGGCCTCGGCGTTCCCGACGTGCTGGAGGCCATCGTCACCCGCCTGCCGCCGCCCAAGGGCGATCGCGATGCGACGCTGAAGGCGCTGCTGGTCGATAGCTGGTACGATGTCTATCTCGGCGTCGTCGTGCTCATTCGCGTCGTCGACGGCACGATGAAGAAGGGCAGCCGTATCCGCATGATGGGCACCAACGCGGCCTACGACGTCGAGCGCGTCGGCTTCTTCACGCCGAAGATGGAGCAGGTCGACGAGCTCGGCCCCGGCGAGATCGGCTTCATCACCGCGGCTATCAAGGAAGTCGCCGACACCCGCGTCGGCGACACGATCACCGACGACAAGAAGCCGGTCACCGAGATGCTGCCGGGCTTCAAGCCGGCGATCCCGGTGGTGTTCTGCGGCCTGTTTCCGGTCGACGCCAACGATTTCGAGACGCTGCGTGCGGCGATGGGCAAATTGCGCCTCAACGACGCGAGCTTCTCCTACGAGATGGAAACTTCCGCGGCGCTCGGCTTCGGTTTCCGCTGCGGCTTCCTCGGGCTGCTGCATCTGGAAATCATCCAGGAGCGGCTGTCGCGCGAGTTTGACCTGAACCTGATCGCGACGGCGCCGAGCGTGATCTACAAGATGCACCTGACCGACGGCCAGGAGATCGAGATCCACAATCCGGTCGACATGCCTGATGTGGTCAAGATCGCCGATATCGAGGAGCCGTGGATCGAAGCCACGATCCTTACCCCCGACGAATACCTCGGCAGCGTATTGAAGCTGTGCCAGGACCGCCGCGGCGCGCAGAAGGAGCTGACCTATGTCGGCTCCCGCGCCATGGTGAAATACGACCTGCCGCTCAACGAAGTCGTGTTCGATTTCTACGACCGGCTGAAATCGGTCTCCAAGGGCTACGCCTCGTTCGACTATCATCTGACCGACTACAAGGTGGCCGATCTCGTCAAGATGCAGATCCTCGTCAACGCCGAGCCGGTGGATGCGCTGTCGATGCTGGTGCATCGCACCCGCGCCGAGGGCCGCGGCCGCGCCATGGTCGAGAAGATGAAGGAACTGATCCCGCCGCACATGTTCCAGATCCCGATCCAGGCCGCGATCGGCGGCAAGGTGATCGCCCGCGAAACCGTCCGTGCGCTGCGCAAGGACGTCACCGCCAAATGCTACGGCGGCGACATCACACGCAAACGGAAACTTCTGGAGAAGCAGAAGGAAGGCAAGAAGAAGATGCGGCAGTTCGGCAAGGTCGACATCCCGCAGGAAGCGTTCATTGCCGCACTGAAGGTGGATAGCTGA
- a CDS encoding antitoxin MazE family protein: MATPKKAKPHTPQQRMAARRARLRAQGLRPVQHWVPDLRDPKVRADLRRQVKLMVRHPENDAIDSWNEAAYDWSGWK; this comes from the coding sequence ATGGCTACTCCGAAGAAGGCAAAGCCCCATACCCCGCAGCAGCGCATGGCCGCGCGCCGCGCGCGGTTGCGCGCGCAAGGCTTGCGTCCTGTGCAGCATTGGGTTCCGGATTTGCGGGATCCCAAGGTACGGGCCGATTTGCGCCGGCAGGTAAAGCTGATGGTGCGACACCCGGAGAATGACGCTATCGATTCCTGGAATGAGGCCGCATACGACTGGAGCGGCTGGAAGTGA
- a CDS encoding sensor histidine kinase, translated as MLDRTQPDSSLNHEDASELLERERAAEISPSEKGWRRPLGWLRRAGQFFFALSFSSLTRRIVSLNLAGLVALVASILYLSQFRAGLIDARAQSLLVQAEIIAGAIAASATVETNTITIDPDRLLDLKPGESYGAPDESSGLDFPINPERVAPVLRRLISPTKTRARIYGGDGGMILDSRSLYGRGDVMRFELPPPSTEKPGFVERATISIRTWLNRGDLPLYRELGPENGKGYQEIVQALDGVKSSMVRVNDRGEVIVSVAVPVQRFRAVHGALMLSTQGDDIDQMVTAERLAILKVGGVASAVMIVLSLLLASTIAGPVRRLADGAERVRRRIQTRVEIPDFTRRRDEIGHLSGALRDMTNALYSRIEAIEMFAADVAHELKNPLTSLRSAVETLPLARNDTSRARLLEVIEHDVKRLDRLISDISDASRLDAELQRQDMAPVDLRRLLTTLTSVANETRLGHDVAVEARFEGRGATDTFSVPGHDSRLGQVISNLLSNAQSFSNPGGKVRVTCRRVRSEIEIVVDDDGPGIGEDALERIFERFYTDRPHQGFGQNSGLGLSISKQIIEAHNGRIWAENRHGAADDDGKPTVAGARFVVRLTAP; from the coding sequence TTGCTAGATCGAACGCAGCCCGATTCCAGCCTGAACCACGAGGATGCTTCGGAGCTCCTCGAACGGGAGCGCGCTGCCGAAATTAGCCCGAGCGAGAAGGGCTGGCGGCGGCCGCTCGGCTGGTTGCGCCGGGCCGGGCAATTCTTCTTCGCGCTCTCCTTCTCCAGCCTCACGCGCCGCATCGTCTCGCTCAATCTGGCGGGCCTCGTCGCCCTGGTGGCGAGCATTCTCTACCTCTCGCAGTTCCGCGCCGGCCTGATCGACGCGCGCGCGCAGAGCCTTCTGGTGCAGGCCGAAATCATCGCCGGCGCGATTGCCGCCTCTGCCACCGTCGAAACCAACACCATCACCATCGATCCGGACCGCCTGCTCGACCTGAAGCCCGGCGAAAGCTACGGCGCGCCGGATGAATCCTCCGGGCTGGATTTTCCGATCAATCCGGAACGCGTCGCGCCGGTGCTGCGGCGGCTGATCTCGCCGACCAAGACCCGTGCACGCATCTATGGCGGCGACGGCGGCATGATCCTCGACAGCCGCAGTCTCTATGGCCGCGGCGACGTGATGCGTTTCGAACTGCCGCCGCCCTCGACGGAGAAACCTGGCTTCGTCGAGCGCGCCACGATCTCGATCCGCACCTGGCTCAATCGCGGCGACCTGCCGCTCTATCGCGAATTGGGTCCGGAAAACGGCAAGGGCTACCAGGAAATCGTGCAGGCGCTCGACGGCGTCAAGAGCAGCATGGTGCGGGTCAACGACCGCGGCGAGGTGATCGTCTCGGTCGCAGTCCCCGTGCAGCGGTTCCGCGCCGTTCATGGCGCGCTGATGCTCTCGACACAGGGCGACGACATCGACCAGATGGTGACCGCCGAACGGCTGGCGATCCTGAAGGTCGGCGGCGTCGCCTCCGCGGTCATGATCGTGCTGTCACTCTTGCTGGCGAGCACGATCGCGGGTCCGGTGCGGCGGCTGGCCGACGGCGCCGAGCGCGTCCGCCGGCGCATCCAGACCCGCGTCGAGATTCCCGATTTCACGCGCCGCCGCGACGAGATCGGCCATCTGTCCGGCGCACTGCGCGACATGACGAATGCGCTCTATAGCCGCATCGAGGCGATCGAGATGTTCGCCGCCGACGTCGCCCATGAATTGAAGAACCCGCTGACCTCGCTACGGTCGGCGGTGGAAACGCTGCCGCTGGCGCGCAACGACACCAGCCGCGCGCGCCTGCTCGAGGTGATCGAGCACGACGTCAAGCGGCTCGACCGGCTGATCTCGGATATTTCCGACGCCAGCCGCCTCGATGCCGAATTGCAGCGCCAGGACATGGCGCCGGTCGATCTGCGCCGGCTGCTGACGACGCTGACCTCGGTCGCCAACGAAACCAGGCTCGGCCACGACGTCGCGGTCGAGGCCCGCTTCGAGGGCCGTGGAGCGACCGATACGTTCTCGGTGCCGGGCCATGATTCCCGGCTCGGGCAGGTGATCTCCAACCTGCTGTCCAATGCGCAATCCTTCTCCAATCCGGGCGGGAAGGTGCGCGTCACCTGCCGCCGGGTGCGCTCGGAAATCGAAATCGTCGTCGATGACGACGGCCCGGGCATCGGTGAGGATGCGCTGGAACGCATCTTCGAGCGCTTCTACACTGACCGGCCGCATCAGGGCTTCGGCCAGAACTCGGGCCTCGGACTATCGATCTCCAAGCAGATCATCGAAGCGCATAACGGGCGGATCTGGGCGGAGAATCGCCATGGCGCGGCCGACGACGACGGCAAGCCGACGGTAGCCGGCGCGCGGTTCGTGGTCCGGCTGACCGCGCCATGA
- a CDS encoding SDR family oxidoreductase: MDLDLTDKTALVTGSTRGIGLATAIGLAQMGAEVIVNGRDKAAVGEAVAKVQQAAPSAKVHAAALDLGNAAGCAALVKQFPDVDILVNNLGIYEPKGFFDIEDADWTRMFEVNVMSGVRLTRHYLKRMLDNKDWGRVVFVSSESGVFIPKEMVHYGFSKSAQLVIARGAAETTKGTNVTVNSVMPGPTWVEMAPVRLAARAEAAGTTVDDLVQRTFTERRPASLLQRYAKPEEVANLICYVCSKASSATNGAALRVDGGIVTNPF; encoded by the coding sequence ATGGATCTCGACCTGACGGACAAGACGGCGCTCGTCACCGGTTCGACGCGCGGCATCGGGCTCGCTACCGCAATCGGCCTTGCGCAAATGGGCGCGGAGGTGATCGTCAACGGGCGCGACAAGGCGGCGGTCGGCGAGGCCGTGGCGAAAGTTCAGCAGGCTGCGCCGTCGGCCAAGGTGCACGCGGCGGCGCTCGATCTCGGCAATGCGGCGGGCTGTGCCGCGCTGGTGAAGCAATTCCCCGACGTCGACATCCTCGTCAACAATCTCGGGATCTATGAGCCGAAGGGCTTCTTCGACATCGAGGATGCCGATTGGACCAGGATGTTCGAAGTCAACGTCATGAGCGGGGTCCGCCTGACGCGGCATTATCTGAAGCGGATGCTCGACAACAAGGATTGGGGCCGCGTGGTGTTCGTCTCCAGCGAATCCGGCGTCTTCATCCCGAAGGAGATGGTGCATTACGGCTTCTCGAAGTCGGCGCAGCTCGTCATCGCACGCGGCGCGGCCGAGACCACCAAAGGCACCAACGTCACGGTGAATTCGGTGATGCCCGGCCCGACCTGGGTCGAGATGGCGCCGGTTCGTCTCGCCGCGCGCGCCGAGGCCGCCGGAACCACCGTCGACGATCTCGTCCAGCGCACCTTCACCGAACGCCGGCCGGCATCGCTGCTGCAGCGCTACGCCAAGCCGGAAGAGGTCGCCAACCTGATCTGCTACGTCTGCTCAAAAGCTTCCAGCGCCACCAACGGCGCAGCGCTGCGCGTCGACGGCGGGATTGTTACGAATCCGTTTTGA
- a CDS encoding DUF2470 domain-containing protein, with amino-acid sequence MQPTADFDASKLARSLLRRCRQGALATLMPESGDPYCSLVNVASHADASPILLISRLALHTKNVLGDNRVSLMLEERAAGDPLEGARIMLAGRAEEASGEAVKILRRRYLNAHPSAEAFVDFKDFSFFRIAPSGLHLVAGFGRIIDLKPEQFLTGIGDAADLLEAEQGAVEHMNEDHRDAMNLYATKLLDAEPADWRCTGCDPDGMDMQAASATLRLDFPERVTSGMALRKMLVRLAGEARAKG; translated from the coding sequence ATGCAGCCCACCGCAGATTTTGATGCTTCCAAACTAGCCCGTTCGCTGCTCCGGCGCTGTCGGCAAGGCGCGCTCGCCACCCTTATGCCTGAAAGCGGCGATCCCTACTGTTCGCTGGTTAACGTCGCCAGCCATGCCGACGCTTCCCCGATCCTGCTGATTTCGAGGCTCGCGCTGCATACGAAAAATGTCCTCGGCGATAACAGGGTATCGCTGATGCTGGAGGAGCGCGCCGCCGGCGATCCCCTGGAGGGCGCGCGAATCATGCTGGCGGGCCGGGCCGAGGAGGCCAGCGGCGAGGCGGTGAAAATCCTGCGCCGGCGCTACCTCAACGCCCATCCATCTGCGGAAGCCTTTGTGGATTTCAAGGATTTCTCGTTCTTTCGAATCGCCCCGTCAGGCCTGCATCTGGTCGCCGGTTTTGGCCGCATCATCGACCTCAAGCCCGAGCAGTTTCTGACCGGGATCGGCGATGCCGCCGATTTGCTGGAAGCCGAGCAGGGCGCCGTCGAGCATATGAACGAGGATCATCGCGACGCGATGAACCTCTACGCGACCAAATTGCTGGACGCCGAGCCCGCTGATTGGCGCTGCACCGGCTGCGACCCTGATGGCATGGACATGCAGGCCGCCAGCGCGACGCTGCGGCTGGATTTCCCGGAACGGGTCACCAGCGGCATGGCGCTGCGCAAGATGCTGGTGCGGCTGGCAGGCGAGGCGCGAGCCAAGGGCTGA